Proteins from a single region of Nerophis ophidion isolate RoL-2023_Sa linkage group LG10, RoL_Noph_v1.0, whole genome shotgun sequence:
- the LOC133561272 gene encoding oocyte zinc finger protein XlCOF8.4-like — MSHSPLILGQEEADVSKFPLTVVSVKTEEHEDKPPESSQLHHSPNVEEEPLPHEQEKEPQSPNIREKEEVPHSQHSKEGGEEPHPPHIKEEGETPQTHNVKLTLHIKGQAEDPLILHIKNEEVDPLTPHFKEQENLLTPHIKKEEEDPLTPYFKEEEEDQEPPHIKEEEEEEGISQPKWLEEFPVTGVPVKSEDDEVKGESEERGGGEPPSSSSTQHMTTEADGDHCGGSQADKPLAPLSDSEDTTSHSPDTDDEDSKDDKTCHTDNTHFTSSHSHKTFKYHCSLKRHMRTHTGEKPFSCSLCSKGFRQSINLKVHMRTHTGEKPFSCSTCGKRFLVSHNLKVHIRTHTGEKPFSCSTCGKGFTESQKLKVHMRTHTGEKPFSCSTCGKGFTQSHDVKVHMRRHTGEKPVSCSTCGKGFTASQNMKRHMRTHTGEKSHSCSISNRSFCDRSTLVRHMRRHPGEKVLSCSVCGERLSSKYQCKKHKCAGENSSSK, encoded by the exons atgagccacagccctcttattttagggcaggaggaggctgatgtcagcaagtttccactgactgttgtctctgtgaagactgaagagcatgaagacaaaccacctgagtcctcacagcttcatcacagtccaa acgtTGAAGAAGAACCTCTACCCCATGAGCAGGAgaaggaaccacagtcccccaaCATACGCGAgaaagaagaggtaccacattcccagcACAGCAAAGAGGGAGGGGAGGAGCCacatcccccccacattaaagaggaaggcgagacgccacagacccataatgttaaactgacccttcacattaaagggcaagcggaggacccactgatcttacacatcaaaaatgaagaggtggacccactgacccctcactttaaggagcaagagaacctgctgacccctcacattaaaaaggaagaggaggacccactgaccccctactttaaagaggaagaggaggaccaagagccgccgcacattaaagaggaagaggaggaagagggcatcagtcagcctaaatggttggaggagttcccagtgactggtgtccctgtgaagagtgaagatgatgaggtgaaaggtgaaagtgaggagaggggagggggggagcctccaagcagcagctcaacacaacacatgacaacagaagctgatggagaccactgtggaggatcacaagcagacaagcccttagctccactatcagatagtgaggacacaacgtcacactctcctgacactgatgatgaagactctaaagatgataagacatgtcacactgacaacactcacttcacatcttctcactctcacaaaacttttaaataccattgtagtctgaaaagacacatgagaacacacactggagaaaaacctttttcttgttcactctgcagtaaaggttttagacaaagtatcaatttgaaagtacacatgagaacacacactggtgaaaaacctttttcctgttcaacctgtggtaaacgtTTTCTTGtaagtcacaatttgaaagtacacattagaacacacactggtgaaaaacctttttcctgttcaacctgtggtaaaggttttacagaaagtcagaaattgaaagtacacatgagaacacacactggtgaaaagcctttttcctgttcaacctgtggtaaaggttttacacaaagtcacgatgtgaaagtacacatgagaagacacactggtgaaaaacctgtttcttgttcaacctgtggtaaaggttttactgcAAGTCAGAatatgaaaagacacatgagaacacacactggtgaaaaatcacattcctgttcaatcagcaacagaagcttttgtgaccgatcaacccttgtaagacacatgagaagacacccaggagagaaagtgttgagttgcagtgtgtgtggtgaaagattgtcttctaagtaccagtgtaagaaacacaagtgtgctggtgagaacagcagcagcaaatga